AGCCAGCAGGTCGTTCGCGTGGACCGCGAGCAGAAAGCCCCCCCGTCCCGAAAGGCGTCCGACACTTTGTTGCGGAAGGCGCTGAACGCCCTCGACGGTGTCGACGGTGTCGTCTTCTCCGATTACAGGAAGGGAGCGCTGAACGGAGAGCTGGTCCGGGAGGTGACCGCGGCGGCGAACCGGAAGGGGATCTTCGTCGCCGTCGATCCGAAGCGATCCGATTTCTCCTTCTACCGGGGATGCACGGTCATCACCCCGAACAAGGGGGAGGCGCAGGCCGCTCTCGGGGGGCGGGAACTGGAGACCGACCTCGACGTGTGGGAGGCCGGGAAGGAGCTTCTCAGGGCGGGCCGGTCGAAGGCGGTCCTCATCACTCGCGGCGAGGACGGGATGACGCTGGTAGAGCGTGGCAAAGGCGCCTGCTTCCACGTTCCCGCCTTCGCGCGCCAGGTGTTCGACGTCACCGGCGCGGGGGACACGGTGATCGGGACCCTGGCCGCCTGTCTTGCCGCCGGGGCCACGATGCGCGAAGCCGCGGTGCTCGCCAACGTCGCCGCCAGCGTCGTCGTCGGAGAGGTCGGCACCGTGCCGATCACCGCCGAAAAACTCCTCCGCGCCGCCGACCAGCGCAACCTTGAACGCGAATCCGCTGGGGGGAAACGCACGTGTGGATGAGCATGACGGGGTTCGGCCGGGGCGAGCGTCACGGGGAGGAGATCTCCGTCACGGTGGAGGCGCGGACGGTGAACCACCGCTTCCTCGACCTGCACACGCGCTGCCCGGGCCGGTTCCTGTCGTGGGAGCCGAGGATCCGGGGGATCGTCCGCGATTCGTTC
The sequence above is drawn from the Candidatus Deferrimicrobium sp. genome and encodes:
- the rfaE1 gene encoding D-glycero-beta-D-manno-heptose-7-phosphate kinase, which translates into the protein MSDAGILSRAAEVVGRFPSRRLLVVGDIMLDEYVFGTVGRISPEAPVPVVAVTRETKIPGGAANVAFNLRGLGTGVEMAGLLGDDAQGRFVARMLKGKRVGTEAVVVDPDRPTTVKTRVIAHSQQVVRVDREQKAPPSRKASDTLLRKALNALDGVDGVVFSDYRKGALNGELVREVTAAANRKGIFVAVDPKRSDFSFYRGCTVITPNKGEAQAALGGRELETDLDVWEAGKELLRAGRSKAVLITRGEDGMTLVERGKGACFHVPAFARQVFDVTGAGDTVIGTLAACLAAGATMREAAVLANVAASVVVGEVGTVPITAEKLLRAADQRNLERESAGGKRTCG